The window CGATGACTTTGAAACATTCCGCACGCTTGGCATTGCGGTGGCAGGCATGAGCGGAGATTCCGTACAGAGCCACAAAAAGTTTGCCGACGCATACCAGCTACCGTTCCCACTGCTCTCTGACCCCACCAAAGAAACCATGAAAGCACTGGGCGCCATTGGAGAAAAGAAGTTCATGGGACGCACGTTCGAGGGCATTCAACGAAAATCCTTTTTAGTGAATCCGGAAGGTGAGATTGTGAAAACATAC of the Candidatus Paceibacterota bacterium genome contains:
- a CDS encoding peroxiredoxin — encoded protein: MRVPSFSLQDQDGVTHTPEEWMGQWLLIYVYPKDNTPGCTKEACAIRDDFETFRTLGIAVAGMSGDSVQSHKKFADAYQLPFPLLSDPTKETMKALGAIGEKKFMGRTFEGIQRKSFLVNPEGEIVKTYEKVTPAEHAQEVLADVRALLDK